From the genome of Nicotiana sylvestris chromosome 1, ASM39365v2, whole genome shotgun sequence:
AACCTCATAAAGTTGTTGCTAAATCGTATAatttttaaccacaaaatttTTCTTGTTAGCATATTATGATATTTTTCttgttaaattaaaaaaattggcaacaattttttGCAACCATCACAGTGTGGTTGGCTTATTGTAATAAgtgacaacaactttaaaaaattgTTGCTATTATCATAGAACTTTTAGCAACGTCTGATTCATTGTTACCAACCACTGCATTGAATAGTTGTACCAAAAGCAATGCTAATTGTACTGCGCACTTGGCTTTATCCAATTCCTTCACATTTTAATTTGCTACGTGTAATAAATAGCATTGTCCTTTCATTTTGGCCATCTATACTGACGGAGTTACCAAGAATTTTATCTCTGACACCGTTCTCAAATTGCTCTCTGTTTCTTTTTGTAATTGTAATGTCAATTGCTCTCTGCTTCAAAGACTACTCCCCAACATTCTCCAATTCGATGACACCATTActctttcaaaattcttttttgtTAAAGACGAATCCAGCTAATCCATCAGCCATGAATTTGAAATTTTTGAAGAGAACTAGGGGAAGATTTTggcaaaaattgaaagaaaaggaGCTTCGATATAAACATTGACCCCGCTCGCCGCAAAAAGGTACGTTTTTCATCAATTTTTCTGGAATAGCAGCTGAAATTTAGTTCTCTAATTTCCTCATTAGTTGCAAATGTAAATATGGCTTAAAATAAATTAATGATATTTTGCTTTGATATTGGCAACAGTAAATTTATATTGTTGGCAATACACTTTATTTTTGCCTACAAAATAGGTGGGTTGTGGTCTACAACTTAgctaattatttttcagttttccGCCAAAATCAAACGCGCCAAAATTTTGTATTGTTAATCACTTTTTCCGGATTTTTAGCCCACTATTTTAGTTGCTTTGGGTAAGTTTTTTGTTGCTGCCATATTTTATTTGAAAACATAGttgttttaaaatataataaattaGCAATAATTTATATTTGGTAGAACCCCTAATTGTCTCAACAAGTTCTGTTCACGCCTTAATTTTCTCAACAGGTTTGGTTAGTGGCCTAAGATTTAGCTTAGTATTTTTCAACTTTCCGCCCAAAGAAAAGCGGCAAACCAGTTTCTTCCTTTTAATTATCTTTTCCTTAATACTTAGCCTATTTCAGTTACCATTCTAGCAAGGTTTTCTCCTTTATTATTCTACAGCTCTGAGCAATTGGTTCTGGTCTATTCTTTGCTTCGTTATTTTTGGTCTACAAAGTCTGGTGAGTCTTGCTGATTACTATTTATCTATAGCGTGTTGCTTCGCTTGTATCACTGTTCATTCAATTCATATGCTGTTATTTTTACTGTATTTTAGTATAGAGTCTTTCTCTGaccttttccttatttatttttttgctaAATTGACAACAAAAAATTGAGGGACagttaatattttatatttttgtagGTTATTATATGATGGATAAAAGTTGGATACTTCTTAGGAATAGGGCATTACCAGAATACTTGAATGGCGTGGAACAATTTTTAAACTTTGCATTTTCGAATCCTAATATTAGTTTAAGAATTCAATGTCTGTGCACTAACTGTAACCATGTGCGTAGGAAAATACGAGAAGAAGTGAAAATAGATTTACTTAGGTGGGGTATAGATCCAACATATAATAGGTGGATTCATCATGGTGAGTCAGATTTATCTTCAGATGATGAAATAAATTCTAGTGCAAATTCAGATTTAGGAAATGATGATGATGCCACTTTCGAGATGTTGCATGACATGTATCACGGTGTTCCTATAGATAATATAATTCATGATCCGTCTGATAAGTCGGCTGAGTCTAGATATAAAGAACCTAATGCAGAAGCTAAGAGTTTTTATCGGCTGTTAAAGGATGCAGAGCAGAAGTTATATCCAGATTGT
Proteins encoded in this window:
- the LOC138874561 gene encoding uncharacterized protein, which gives rise to MDKSWILLRNRALPEYLNGVEQFLNFAFSNPNISLRIQCLCTNCNHVRRKIREEVKIDLLRWGIDPTYNRWIHHGESDLSSDDEINSSANSDLGNDDDATFEMLHDMYHGVPIDNIIHDPSDKSAESRYKEPNAEAKSFYRLLKDAEQKLYPDCEKFSKLSFVMRLFQMKCLHGWIQKIIKDLGLDYVKIDAFVNNCILYRKEYADLEQCPKCGQKRWIVRKGGEDGNEVASSKLNKIKKGIPRKILRYFPLIPRLQRLFMTKRTAEDMRWHKDKRVDDGV